One segment of Radiobacillus kanasensis DNA contains the following:
- a CDS encoding LacI family DNA-binding transcriptional regulator — translation MATIRDIANKADVSISTVSRVLNNDETLSVQENTRKRIWKVAEELQYITKQSRKKKGKGLSLGIFLCQSVEEELSDPYFLSIRQGIENEANKHGISQTNILRLHDYSKIPLVEDLDGLIVIGRVNPTLVKKMGISPERVVYVDYSPDDSLYDAVVVDFKKATILVIDHLLNHGYKNLGFIGGKQMEHSNTVQDCLNDDRQITFESRLREKNLFKKSNVYIGDYTMTDGYQLMKKAISSKKLPEAFVVASDPMAVGALRALQESGLKVPEDVALVSFDDIEMAQFASSSLTTIRVHTELMGRTAVKLLLDRMDGRNIPYKVTIPTELMVRDSCGILQEKI, via the coding sequence ATGGCTACAATTAGGGATATCGCAAACAAGGCAGACGTGTCAATCTCCACGGTTTCAAGGGTACTCAATAATGACGAAACGTTATCAGTTCAAGAAAATACGAGAAAAAGGATATGGAAAGTTGCGGAGGAATTACAGTACATTACGAAACAATCTAGAAAGAAAAAAGGAAAAGGATTAAGTCTAGGTATTTTCTTATGCCAATCCGTGGAAGAGGAACTGAGTGATCCTTATTTTCTCTCCATAAGGCAAGGGATAGAAAATGAGGCTAATAAACACGGGATTTCTCAGACCAACATTTTACGACTCCATGATTACAGCAAGATTCCTCTAGTGGAAGACTTAGACGGATTAATTGTAATCGGAAGAGTAAATCCAACACTTGTAAAAAAGATGGGCATATCACCCGAAAGAGTTGTATATGTGGACTACTCGCCAGACGACTCTTTATATGATGCTGTTGTGGTTGATTTTAAGAAGGCTACTATTCTAGTTATAGACCACTTACTAAACCATGGATACAAAAATTTAGGTTTTATTGGTGGAAAACAAATGGAGCATTCAAACACAGTGCAAGATTGTTTGAATGATGACAGGCAAATTACATTTGAGAGCCGTTTGCGAGAAAAGAATCTATTTAAGAAGTCTAATGTATATATCGGGGATTATACCATGACAGATGGCTATCAACTAATGAAAAAAGCTATCTCATCTAAAAAGCTACCAGAAGCTTTTGTGGTAGCCAGTGATCCTATGGCAGTTGGGGCATTACGAGCTTTACAAGAATCCGGTTTAAAAGTTCCAGAGGATGTAGCATTGGTTAGCTTCGATGATATAGAAATGGCGCAATTCGCTAGCTCTTCACTAACCACCATTAGAGTACATACAGAGCTAATGGGACGAACTGCAGTAAAGCTCCTATTAGATCGAATGGATGGTCGTAATATTCCTTACAAGGTTACCATTCCTACAGAATTGATGGTTAGAGATAGCTGTGGGATTCTTCAAGAAAAAATATAA
- a CDS encoding LacI family DNA-binding transcriptional regulator has protein sequence MANIQEVAKKAGVSVATVSRVLNKQAIVSDKTKEKVEQAIKELNYEPSLLGRNLRTSESRLLLVLIPSISNPFYAEIINGIEDTAISLNYNILLCDTDSNPERESIYFNLVKNRMADGVISMDPTVNKERLFELAETYPIVQCSEYDEHGHIPYVTINNEEAAYHAVKHLIEVGHERIALINSDEKFLYARERRQGFERALKEHSLAIEEKWIYHTEEVDFEDGQVAIKHLLDLPDKPTAVFAVSDVLAIGALKEIHSRGLKVPEDIAIIGFDKISFSNMTYPTLTTVSQPMYAMGCTAVNMLIDRIQGKEVESRMLEHELVVRESTK, from the coding sequence GTGGCAAACATTCAAGAGGTTGCCAAAAAGGCTGGGGTATCCGTTGCCACAGTGTCACGCGTTCTTAATAAACAAGCTATTGTTTCTGATAAGACGAAGGAAAAAGTCGAGCAAGCAATCAAGGAGCTTAATTACGAGCCAAGTCTACTAGGAAGAAATCTGCGTACGTCTGAAAGTAGATTATTACTTGTTCTCATCCCGAGTATTTCCAATCCTTTCTATGCCGAAATAATAAATGGAATTGAAGATACCGCGATAAGTCTTAACTATAACATCTTGCTTTGTGATACAGACTCCAATCCAGAGCGAGAATCTATTTACTTTAATTTAGTGAAAAACAGAATGGCAGATGGTGTTATTTCCATGGATCCAACCGTTAATAAGGAGCGATTGTTTGAATTAGCTGAAACTTACCCGATTGTTCAATGCAGTGAGTATGATGAGCATGGACACATTCCTTATGTCACCATTAATAATGAAGAAGCTGCCTATCATGCCGTTAAACATTTAATAGAAGTTGGACATGAACGAATTGCACTGATTAACTCTGATGAAAAATTTTTATACGCCAGAGAACGTAGGCAGGGCTTTGAAAGAGCGTTAAAGGAACATAGTCTAGCGATTGAAGAAAAGTGGATTTATCACACAGAAGAAGTAGACTTTGAGGATGGCCAGGTAGCTATAAAGCACTTATTGGATTTGCCAGATAAGCCAACAGCAGTTTTTGCTGTGTCGGATGTGTTAGCCATTGGTGCATTGAAAGAAATTCATTCGAGAGGATTAAAGGTACCTGAAGATATCGCCATCATTGGCTTTGATAAAATCAGTTTTTCTAACATGACGTATCCAACCTTGACGACCGTATCCCAGCCGATGTACGCGATGGGGTGTACCGCGGTGAACATGTTGATTGATCGGATTCAAGGGAAAGAAGTAGAAAGTCGAATGCTAGAGCATGAGTTGGTTGTAAGGGAATCGACGAAGTAA